From Pyrenophora tritici-repentis strain M4 chromosome 1, whole genome shotgun sequence, the proteins below share one genomic window:
- a CDS encoding Ubiquitin-protein ligase has protein sequence MHFEEAYPNKPPSVKFISQMFHPNVYGTGELCLDILQNRWSPTYDVAAILTSIQSLLNDPNTSSPANVEASNLYKENRKEYTKRVRETVEKSWDD, from the exons ATGCACTTTGAAGAGGCATACCCCAACAAGCCCCCATCGGTCAAGTTTATTAGCCAGATGTTCCATCCAAATGTGTACGGGACAGGCGAGTTGTGTTTGGATATCCTGCAGAACCGCTGGTCCCCGACGTACGATGTTGCCGCCATTCTGACGAGCATCCAGAG TCTGTTGAACGACCCGAATACATCGTCCCCAGCCAATGTGGAGGCGTCGAACTTATACAAGGAGAACCGCAAGGAGTACACCAAGCGTGTTCGCGAGACGGTGGAGAAGAGCTGGGACGACTGA
- a CDS encoding KIP1, Kinesin protein encodes MASRQVDVFDYSIRPTVDDILNGYNGTVFAYGQTGAGKSYTMMGSDMDDEHGKGVIPRIVQQIFASILASPSNIEYTVRVSYMEIYMERIRDLLMPQNDNLPVHEEKNRGVYVKGLLEVYVSSEEEVYEVLRRGGSARAVSATNMNAESSRSHSIFVVTVNQKNVETGSMKSGQLFLVDLAGSEKVGKTGASGQTLEEAKKINKSLSALGMVINCLTDSKTQHIPYRDSKLTRILQESLGGNSRTTLIINCSPSSYNDAETLGTLRFGMRAKTIKNKAKVNAELSPAELKAMLKKIQGQVTTFENHIGALETEVTLWRGGETVPKEKWIPPLENVGPAPKKTPPTPRSGTPSRLDATRTSETPRPDSRMEMERAGTPSIPLDKDEKDDFLRRENELQDQVAEKESQLAKTEDELKTVKEELQYYKEINVKTGKDNDLKASELNEMRMSLEKLQFESKEYQITIDALKEANAELTAELDETKQQVLDAKMNAKETSVAMDEKKRKKAEAMAQMMAGFDLGDEVFSDNERMIRNIIEELDQLHELSSSGEAIAPNTIKELREKIAETQGIVRQAELSLTARSDEDGSQAKRREALEARCESLQGQYEELLERNLSEQDKEELKARLADAYSARQEGNLELVETLKQDTARLAEESQKLKAENESLQQRIKSGAIANGVANGINGKTVQQQIAEFDNMKKSLMRDLQNRCERVVELEISLDETREQYNNVLRTSNNRAQQKKMMFLERNLEQLTVVQRQLVEQNSSLKKEVAIAERKLIARNERIQSLESLLQDSQEKLTAANHRFEAQLTAVKERLESAKAGSTRGLGSPAGGASYAGFGGVGSRIAKPLRGGGAVADGPVLPVIGNLQKQDGDGEANKAKRTSWFFNQR; translated from the exons ATGGCATCGCGCCAGGTAGACGTCTTCGACTATTCCATCCGCCCGACCGTCGACGACATCTTGAACGGATACAACGGTACTGTTTTCGCCTACGGCCAGACGGGTGCGGGAAAGTCGTATACGATGATGGGTAGCGACATGGATGACGAGCACGGAAAAGGTGTCATCCCTCGTATCGTCCAGCAGATCTTTGCTAGCATTCTGGCCTCGCCAAGCAACATTGAGTACACTGTCCGGGTCAGCTACATGGAGATTTACATGGAGCGCATTCGAGATCTCTTGATGCCCCAGAATGACAATCTCCCGGTGCACGAAGAGAAGAACCGGGGTGTCTATGTAAAGGGCCTTTTGGAAGTGTACGTGTCGAGCGAGGAGGAAGTGTACGAGGTCTTGCGAAGAGGTGGATCCGCACGAGCCGTCTCAGCGACAAACATGAACGCGGAATCTTCTCGATCGCATTCCATCTTCGTCGTAACCGTCAATCAGAAGAATGTCGAAACTGGATCAATGAAGAGTGGGCAACTCTTTTTGGTCGATCTGGCGGGTTCGGAAAAGGTCGGCAAGACCGGAGCGAGTGGACAAACACTGGAAGAGGCCAAGAAGATCAACAAGAGTTTGAGTGCCTTGGGCATGGTCATCAACTGCCTGACAGACAGCAAGACTCAGCATATCCCTTACCGAGACTCAAAACTCACCCGTATTCTCCAGGAATCCCTTGGTGGTAACTCCCGAACGACGCTCATCATTAATTGTTCGCCAAGTAGTTATAACGATGCCGAAACATTGGGCACTCTCCGATTTGGTATGCGAGCGAAGACCATCAAGAACAAGGCCAAGGTCAACGCCGAACTCAGCCCTGCCGAGCTCAAGGCCATGCTCAAGAAGATTCAAGGTCAGGTCACGACGTTTGAAAACCACATTGGTGCGCTCGAAACTGAAGTTACACTTTGGCGTGGAGGAGAGACTGTCCCAAAAGAGAAGTGGATTCCACCACTGGAAAATGTTGGCCCAGCTCCAAAAAAGACTCCTCCAACGCCGCGATCAGGGACGCCATCCAGGCTTGACGCGACGAGAACCTCAGAGACACCTCGACCGGACTCCAGAATGGAAATGGAACGTGCAGGTACACCAAGCATACCTCTAGACAAGGACGAGAAAGACGACTTCCTCCGCAGGGAAAACGAATTACAGGATCAAGTCGCAGAAAAAGAATCGCAACTCGCCAAAACAGAGGATGAACTCAAGACTGTCAAAGAAGAGCTTCAGTACTACAAGGAAATCAATGTCAAGACTGGCAAGGACAACGACCTCAAGGCTTCGGAGCTGAACGAGATGCGTATGTCACTCGAGAAGCTTCAGTTCGAGAGCAAGGAATATCAAATTACCATCGATGCACTGAAGGAGGCCAACGCAGAGCTTACGGCTGAACTGGACGAGACCAAGCAACAGGTATTGGACGCCAAGATGAACGCCAAAGAGACTTCGGTCGCCATGGATGaaaagaagaggaagaaggcCGAGGCTATGGCACAGATGATGGCTGGCTTTGATCTTGGCGATGAGGTCTTTAGCGACAACGAGCGGATGATCCGAAACATCATCGAGGAGCTGGACCAACTTCACGAACTGAGTTCATCAGGCGAGGCAATCGCTCCAAACACAATCAAAGAGCTGCGAGAAAAGATTGCCGAGACACAAGGCATCGTACGACAAGCAGAGCTTTCTCTCACTGCACGGAGTGATGAGGATGGCTCACAAGCCAAGCGCCGAGAAGCACTGGAAGCACGCTGCGAGTCCCTGCAAGGTCAATACGAGGAATTGCTTGAACGCAACCTGTCCGAACAAGACAAGGAAGAGCTCAAGGCGCGACTTGCTGATGCCTACTCAGCTCGACAAGAGGGCAACCTCGAGCTTGTCGAGACCCTCAAGCAGGACACTGCACGACTGGCAGAAGAGAGCCAGAAGCTCAAGGCCGAGAACGAAAGTCTGCAGCAGCGCATCAAGAGTGGCGCGATTGCTAACGGCGTTGCTAACGGTATCAATGGCAAGACTGTCCAACAGCAAATTGCTGAATTCGACAATATGAAGAAGAGCCTCATGCGTGACCTTCAGAACCGTTGTGAGCGG GTCGTTGAGCTCGAAATCTCCTTGGATGAAACCCGCGAGCAGTATAACAACGTGCTCCGGACATCCAACAACCGCGCTCAGCAAAAGAAGATGATGTTCCTTGAGCGCAACCTCGAGCAACTCACCGTTGTTCAACGCCAGCTCGTCGAACAAAACAGCTCCTTGAAGAAGGAAGTCGCCATCGCCGAGCGCAAACTCATTGCCCGCAACGAGCGCATCCAATCCCTCGAAAGCCTCCTCCAAGACTCACAAGAAAAACTCACTGCTGCAAACCATCG ATTCGAAGCCCAGCTCACGGCAGTCAAAGAACGCCTCGAATCAGCAAAGGCAGGCTCAACTCGTGGTCTCGGTTCCCCCGCCGGCGGCGCCTCATATGCAGGCTTCGGTGGCGTAGGCTCCcgcatcgccaaaccgctACGTGGCGGCGGCGCCGTGGCGGACGGACCCGTGCTCCCTGTCATTGGCAACCTGCAGAAGCAGGACGGTGACGGTGAGGCGAACAAGGCGAAGCGGACGAGTTGGTTTTTTAATCAAAGGtag
- a CDS encoding enzyme related to aldose 1-epimerase has protein sequence MVDRANRPSALNAPTASGPGPQVDIVGEGGSQKVVARLPSGESVEVLLFGATVTSWKSNEGKTENLWLSEAADLTGKKPVRGGIPVVFPVFGPPPKSGHPTSSLPQHGFARGSRWEYMGKSTAEDALDSDSVKLDFGLDRQSLSEESRKAWPLDFGLVYSVTLSKDSLQAVLTVRNEGEESFEFQFLLHTYFKISDISKVAITGLSGTEYIDKVLDASTHTQSDNQLKITGEVDRVYKDIKQDTTSITEDGKPRFDVIRDNVKDTVTWNPWIEKAKAMGDFSPDDGYKNMVCVEIGAVDGWQKLEKGEVWEGGMLVKSHL, from the exons ATGGTCGACCGTGCGAACCGCCCTTCTGCCTTGAACGCACCCACTGCTTCTGGACCTGGCCCTCAAGTTGACATTGTCGGAGAAGGCGGCAGCCAGAAGGTCGTTGCGAGACTTCCGTCGGGCGAGAGCGTCGAGGTGCTGCTCTTTGGAGCTACCGTCACTAGCTGGAAGAGCAATGAGGGCAAGACGGAGAACCTGTGGTTGAGCGAAGCTGCTGATCTGACTGGCAAGAAGCCAGTGAGAGGTGGTATTCCCGTTGTGTTCCCA GTCTTTGGCCCTCCCCCCAAGTCAGGACACCCAACTTCATCGCTTCCTCAACACGGCTTTGCTCGCGGATCACGCTGGGAGTACATGGGCAAGTCGACTGCCGAAGATGCGCTCGACTCGGATTCTGTCAAGCTCGACTTTGGCCTCGACCGTCAGTCTCTGAGTGAAGAGTCACGCAAGGCGTGGCCGCTGGACTTTGGCCTTGTGTACAGCGTCACACTTAGCAAGGATAGCCTACAGGCGGTACTTACTGTCCGAAACGAGGGCGAGGAAAGCTTCGAGTTCCAGTTCCTGCTCCACACCTACTTTAAGATCTCAGACATCTCCAAGGTCGCCATTACCGGCCTCTCCGGCACCGAGTACATTGACAAGGTTCTTGACGCGTCGACCCACACACAGAGCGATAACCAACTCAAGATTACCGGCGAGGTCGATCGCGTCTACAAGGACATCAAGCAGGATACTACATCAATTACTGAAGATGGCAAGCCTCGCTTCGACGTCATCCGCGACAATGTCAAGGACACGGTCACCTGGAACCCTTGGATCGAAAAGGCCAAGGCCATGGGCGACTTCTCCCCAGACGACGGCTACAAGAACATGGTCTGCGTGGAGATCGGTGCCGTTGATGGCTGGCAAAAGCTTGAGAAGGGCGAGGTCTGGGAGGGCGGCATGTTGGTCAAGAGCCATCTCTAG